One part of the Mariniblastus fucicola genome encodes these proteins:
- a CDS encoding thymidylate synthase produces the protein MKQYLSFLQHILDNGVDKSDRTGTGTRSVFGHQMRFDLSDGFPLVTTKKLHLRSIIHELLWFLKGETNIAYLQENKVRIWDEWADENGDLGPVYGSQWRSWQGAGGETIDQISQVIEQIKTTPDSRRLIVSAWNVAEVPKMKLPPCHLLFQFYVAEGKLSCQLYQRSADAFLGVPFNIASYALLLQMVAQVTGLDVGDFVHTFGDAHIYSNHMEQVALQLSREPKALPTLRLNPDVDSIFDFKFEDIEIVDYGPHPTIKGKVAV, from the coding sequence ATGAAACAATACCTCAGTTTTCTCCAGCACATCCTCGACAACGGCGTCGACAAAAGCGACCGGACGGGAACCGGAACGCGAAGCGTATTTGGCCATCAAATGCGATTCGATCTCTCCGATGGCTTTCCGCTGGTGACCACCAAGAAGCTACACCTGCGCAGCATCATCCATGAACTGTTGTGGTTCCTGAAGGGTGAAACCAATATTGCCTATCTGCAAGAAAACAAAGTTCGAATTTGGGACGAGTGGGCGGACGAAAACGGAGACCTCGGTCCGGTCTACGGTTCGCAGTGGCGATCGTGGCAAGGCGCCGGTGGAGAAACGATCGACCAGATTTCCCAGGTCATCGAGCAAATCAAAACGACTCCTGATTCGCGGCGATTGATCGTCAGTGCCTGGAACGTCGCCGAAGTTCCAAAGATGAAACTTCCTCCCTGCCATCTGCTGTTTCAATTTTACGTTGCGGAGGGAAAGCTCAGCTGTCAGCTGTATCAACGAAGTGCCGATGCGTTTCTGGGCGTGCCCTTCAACATCGCGTCTTATGCGTTGCTGTTGCAGATGGTTGCCCAGGTGACGGGGCTTGACGTTGGCGATTTCGTGCACACCTTTGGTGACGCTCACATTTACAGCAACCACATGGAGCAAGTCGCATTGCAGTTGAGCCGCGAGCCGAAGGCGTTGCCGACGTTGAGGCTCAATCCCGACGTTGATTCAATTTTCGACTTCAAGTTTGAAGACATCGAAATCGTGGACTACGGTCCGCATCCGACGATCAAAGGCAAGGTTGCTGTTTGA
- a CDS encoding coproporphyrinogen-III oxidase family protein encodes MAESTKTEVGSYFISNYPPFSQWNADSLTTVESALQSPPLADTPLGLYLHIPFCRKRCKFCYFKVFTDQNAKEIEAYVAALCREIELVSKQEVMGGRPFRFVYFGGGTPSFLSSRQLTSLVDRLRENINWDHAEEVTFECEPGTLQESKLKTLKELGVTRLSLGVENFTDSVLEENGRAHLSKEVYKAWDWIKSLDFPNVNIDLISGMVGETWENWKYNIAEAIKFSPESVTIYQMELPYNTVYSKDILGNKIETPVADWQLKREWLDYAYDEFLAAGYKISSAYTVVKDNDKVNFSYRDNLWAGSDLLATGIASFGHVSGIHYQNKADMKQYQSDLMEHNKLPLGRAFKPTANQLLIREMILQLKRGYLDVGYFQDKFDVNILEKWAAEFGEHRDNGMLDFDDSRIELSRKGFLHADALLPPFFEEEHQGVRYT; translated from the coding sequence ATGGCTGAATCGACCAAAACCGAAGTTGGCAGTTATTTCATCTCCAACTACCCGCCGTTTTCACAATGGAACGCCGATAGTCTGACCACGGTTGAATCGGCTTTGCAGTCGCCTCCGTTGGCCGACACGCCGCTGGGGCTGTATTTGCACATTCCGTTTTGTCGCAAGCGTTGCAAATTCTGCTACTTCAAAGTCTTTACCGATCAGAACGCCAAAGAGATCGAGGCTTATGTCGCAGCACTATGCCGCGAGATCGAACTCGTTAGCAAGCAGGAAGTCATGGGCGGACGTCCGTTCCGTTTTGTGTACTTCGGTGGCGGAACGCCTTCATTTCTGAGCTCGCGACAATTGACGTCGCTGGTCGATCGGTTGCGCGAAAACATCAATTGGGATCACGCGGAAGAAGTGACTTTCGAGTGTGAGCCTGGCACACTTCAGGAATCGAAGCTGAAGACACTGAAAGAGCTTGGCGTGACACGTCTGAGCCTCGGTGTAGAAAACTTCACTGACTCGGTCCTCGAAGAAAACGGTCGAGCTCACCTTTCAAAAGAAGTCTACAAGGCTTGGGACTGGATCAAGAGTCTGGACTTCCCAAATGTGAACATCGATTTGATTTCCGGCATGGTCGGCGAGACTTGGGAGAACTGGAAGTACAACATTGCGGAAGCCATCAAGTTTTCGCCAGAGAGTGTCACGATTTACCAAATGGAGCTGCCGTACAACACGGTGTACTCCAAAGATATTCTTGGCAACAAAATCGAGACGCCGGTTGCCGATTGGCAGTTGAAACGCGAGTGGCTGGACTACGCCTACGATGAATTTCTCGCTGCGGGCTATAAAATCAGCAGCGCTTACACGGTGGTGAAGGATAACGACAAAGTCAACTTCAGCTATCGCGACAACCTGTGGGCTGGATCGGATCTGTTGGCGACGGGCATCGCGAGTTTCGGACACGTTTCCGGAATTCACTATCAGAACAAGGCCGATATGAAGCAGTATCAGTCGGATCTGATGGAGCACAACAAGTTGCCGCTTGGTCGTGCGTTCAAGCCAACGGCAAACCAGTTGCTGATCCGGGAAATGATTTTGCAGCTGAAGCGTGGCTATCTGGATGTCGGATATTTTCAGGACAAGTTCGACGTGAACATTCTTGAGAAATGGGCGGCGGAGTTCGGTGAGCATCGCGACAATGGTATGCTCGATTTCGACGATTCACGGATCGAGCTTTCGCGAAAAGGATTCCTGCACGCCGATGCGTTGCTGCCGCCGTTCTTTGAAGAAGAACATCAGGGCGTTCGATACACGTAG
- a CDS encoding glycine cleavage system protein H produces the protein MTDSSDNLIFMMGEFEASFPTDRMYASNHMWALPGDGDVFRFGFTAYSVRLLQDVYFLDWSFDAPHPVEVGTEIGAVESKKAESSLYSPLTGHLTEFNEALMDDPSAINLEKYDKGWLFEIQSSDTSPLLTPEAYLELLVEVWDKTQKTIKGQLNT, from the coding sequence ATGACTGACTCGTCCGACAATCTGATCTTCATGATGGGCGAGTTCGAAGCGAGCTTTCCCACGGATCGCATGTACGCGTCGAATCACATGTGGGCTCTTCCCGGTGACGGCGATGTCTTCCGCTTCGGTTTCACGGCCTATTCCGTTCGTCTGCTGCAAGACGTTTACTTTCTGGATTGGTCCTTCGACGCACCGCACCCCGTCGAAGTCGGTACGGAGATCGGTGCGGTGGAAAGCAAGAAAGCTGAAAGCTCTCTGTACAGTCCGCTAACAGGTCATCTCACCGAATTCAATGAAGCGTTGATGGATGATCCGTCGGCGATCAACCTGGAAAAATACGACAAAGGCTGGCTGTTTGAGATTCAGTCCAGCGACACCAGTCCATTGCTGACTCCGGAAGCCTATCTCGAATTGCTGGTCGAAGTCTGGGACAAAACCCAGAAGACAATCAAAGGCCAGCTAAACACCTGA
- a CDS encoding TetR/AcrR family transcriptional regulator has protein sequence MPWEKSFNESEVVDQVMQVFWNKGYTATSITDLTTATGIKRGSLYNAFDGKHDLFLQALLRYGDGNRTKKLKMLESIESPIESIEMLFSYWLERALRDPDKKGCMLINTAVDFTHHESDVQNAVVEGCDEVVGFCEKQITRGIELGEISNSVEARPTARSLFSALVGILVLGRGAFDATALEQIANETLKLIR, from the coding sequence ATGCCTTGGGAAAAATCATTCAACGAATCGGAAGTTGTCGACCAGGTGATGCAAGTCTTCTGGAATAAAGGCTACACCGCGACGTCGATCACCGATCTCACTACCGCAACCGGAATCAAACGCGGTAGTCTCTACAATGCCTTTGATGGCAAGCACGATCTTTTTCTTCAGGCGTTGCTGAGGTACGGGGATGGAAACAGAACCAAAAAGTTGAAGATGTTGGAGTCGATCGAAAGCCCGATTGAGTCAATCGAAATGCTGTTCAGTTATTGGCTAGAACGCGCGCTCAGAGATCCGGACAAGAAGGGCTGTATGTTAATCAACACAGCCGTCGACTTTACGCATCACGAAAGCGACGTGCAAAACGCAGTCGTCGAAGGTTGTGACGAGGTCGTTGGTTTCTGCGAAAAGCAAATCACTCGCGGAATAGAGCTTGGCGAAATATCGAACTCAGTCGAAGCTCGCCCCACAGCACGCTCCCTGTTTTCTGCGTTGGTCGGGATTCTAGTGCTTGGACGCGGAGCCTTCGATGCGACCGCTCTGGAGCAGATCGCCAATGAGACTTTGAAGTTGATTCGATAG
- the hpf gene encoding ribosome hibernation-promoting factor, HPF/YfiA family: MEVKVNARDGELTDAVKETIESKVSKLPRFFERTTAIQVIADLKHDEPKVEIILSAEGASDFFASDCGANVISALDTTIAKMEQQLRKHKEKITEHRERH, translated from the coding sequence GTGGAAGTAAAAGTAAACGCCAGAGACGGTGAATTGACCGACGCAGTCAAAGAGACGATCGAATCAAAAGTCTCCAAGCTGCCTCGATTTTTTGAACGCACAACAGCCATCCAGGTGATCGCTGACCTGAAACACGATGAGCCCAAAGTTGAAATTATTTTGTCGGCAGAAGGAGCAAGCGATTTCTTTGCTTCGGATTGCGGGGCGAATGTTATTTCGGCTTTGGATACAACCATCGCCAAGATGGAACAACAGCTACGAAAACACAAAGAGAAAATTACAGAACATCGCGAACGGCATTGA
- a CDS encoding HPr family phosphocarrier protein, which yields MSSSTSASAKVTIQNPQGLHMRPAYLFAETASKFDSQIELIKDDVRINGKSVLDILTLGAAQGTEILLEAVGEDALAAVEMLEQLVVSGFPTPEKPGEASETQA from the coding sequence ATGTCCAGTAGTACTTCGGCTTCCGCGAAGGTCACCATTCAAAATCCGCAAGGTCTCCACATGAGGCCTGCGTATCTGTTTGCTGAAACCGCTTCGAAGTTTGACAGCCAAATCGAACTGATCAAAGACGACGTTCGAATCAACGGCAAAAGCGTGCTGGATATTTTGACACTCGGTGCAGCTCAGGGAACGGAAATTCTTCTCGAGGCCGTGGGCGAAGATGCCCTCGCTGCTGTCGAAATGCTGGAGCAACTGGTTGTCTCCGGATTTCCTACGCCAGAGAAACCGGGCGAAGCGTCCGAAACTCAGGCCTGA
- a CDS encoding FHA domain-containing protein, whose translation MLSVKLVVVGGDAKSKEVQLNLPTVIGRGREGVSLTLPHKLVSRKHTELFEDQGQLFVRDLGSLNGTYVNNERISDSQPLKPNELLTLGNVTFRAIYDSGSIDPPPMAPKFQEVQSSEDVLDEAPEGESDTGKSLPEVNAADLDELDALDDLGVDIDSSDIFSGPAIEGATPEKSISMSAIGGLPTGNKNSDFDMHLDGVDRPDPVKRVEIELDAPAKSTQPEDSKLGSFLKKLPR comes from the coding sequence ATGCTGTCCGTAAAACTAGTTGTTGTTGGCGGTGACGCAAAAAGCAAGGAAGTCCAACTCAACCTCCCAACGGTGATTGGCCGCGGCCGCGAGGGCGTTTCGCTGACTTTACCCCATAAGCTTGTCAGCCGAAAACACACCGAACTGTTCGAGGATCAGGGTCAGCTTTTCGTTCGCGACCTCGGATCTCTCAACGGAACTTACGTCAATAACGAACGCATCTCGGATTCCCAGCCGCTGAAGCCGAATGAACTGCTGACGCTTGGCAATGTTACGTTTCGTGCCATCTATGATTCCGGTAGCATCGATCCGCCGCCAATGGCACCGAAGTTTCAGGAAGTCCAGTCGTCAGAAGACGTGCTGGACGAAGCACCCGAAGGCGAATCCGATACTGGAAAAAGCCTTCCAGAAGTCAACGCCGCAGATCTGGATGAGCTGGACGCATTGGATGATCTTGGCGTCGACATCGATTCAAGCGATATCTTTTCCGGCCCGGCGATCGAAGGTGCGACTCCCGAGAAATCGATCTCGATGAGTGCGATTGGCGGATTGCCGACCGGGAATAAAAACTCGGATTTTGACATGCATTTGGACGGTGTAGACCGCCCGGATCCCGTGAAACGGGTAGAAATCGAGCTCGACGCTCCCGCTAAATCGACTCAGCCGGAAGATTCAAAGCTGGGATCCTTCTTGAAAAAGTTGCCCCGATAG
- a CDS encoding PTS sugar transporter subunit IIA yields MKFSDFIHDKAINATMEATDKEAVIRELVGGLVSSGGLKASDKDEIIQAILKREELGTTGIGRGIAVPHTKHASVSSPVGTVGVSSEGVDFKSLDGEPVQLFFMLISPPDQQSEHLKALENITKKLHDETFCRFLKQSKTADDVQQILTEADDNQFVS; encoded by the coding sequence ATGAAATTTTCCGATTTTATTCATGACAAGGCAATCAACGCGACCATGGAAGCGACCGACAAGGAAGCTGTCATCCGCGAGCTTGTCGGAGGACTCGTTTCCTCTGGCGGTCTGAAGGCCAGCGACAAAGACGAAATTATTCAGGCCATTCTTAAACGTGAAGAACTGGGAACCACCGGCATCGGCCGAGGCATCGCGGTTCCTCACACCAAGCACGCCAGCGTGAGCAGTCCCGTTGGAACGGTCGGAGTCAGCTCCGAAGGCGTCGATTTCAAGAGTCTCGATGGAGAGCCGGTTCAGCTTTTCTTCATGCTGATCTCTCCTCCAGATCAACAGAGCGAGCATCTTAAGGCACTTGAGAACATTACCAAAAAGCTTCACGACGAAACGTTCTGCCGGTTCCTCAAGCAGTCCAAAACTGCCGATGACGTCCAGCAGATTCTTACTGAAGCTGACGACAATCAATTTGTTTCCTAA
- a CDS encoding RNA polymerase sigma factor, with product MKKNNEIDRALIRRIRSGDSDAWNDLIARYEGRLLAFVDSRLSNRSASEDIVQEAFIGFLNSLPNYDGSRPLESYLFSICAYKLTDHLRREGRRPAIPLSTGADSSSGQWQLKGNARPASSIARSVERKRLEEDALAEAIGDMMAKWQKNGDWLKLKCMELLIVKGTPNKSAASILGITEQQVANYKFDFLSRLRTLIKRKGLSQEVFPELYEE from the coding sequence GTGAAAAAGAATAATGAAATAGACCGCGCGCTGATCCGAAGAATTCGATCCGGGGACTCCGACGCCTGGAACGACCTAATCGCACGCTATGAAGGGCGATTGTTGGCGTTCGTCGATAGCCGACTCTCGAACCGTTCAGCCAGCGAGGACATCGTCCAGGAGGCCTTCATCGGTTTCCTGAACAGTCTTCCGAACTACGACGGTTCCCGGCCTCTGGAAAGCTACCTGTTTTCAATTTGTGCTTACAAGCTGACGGACCATCTGCGCCGCGAAGGGCGCCGACCTGCAATTCCGCTGTCGACAGGTGCCGATTCCAGCAGCGGTCAGTGGCAACTTAAAGGCAACGCTCGACCGGCCAGCAGCATTGCTCGCAGCGTCGAACGCAAACGGCTCGAAGAGGACGCACTCGCTGAAGCCATTGGTGACATGATGGCGAAGTGGCAAAAGAACGGCGACTGGCTGAAGCTCAAATGCATGGAGTTGTTAATCGTTAAGGGCACGCCGAACAAATCGGCGGCTTCAATCTTGGGCATCACCGAACAGCAAGTCGCGAACTACAAGTTCGACTTCCTCAGCCGACTCCGGACGCTGATCAAACGGAAGGGCTTGTCCCAGGAAGTCTTTCCAGAACTTTACGAAGAGTAA
- the tig gene encoding trigger factor, with protein MNTSTEIPATDEAQKLDLNLDINETSSCGRHVTVTVPRTDIERYYQKQFDSIIPKAEVPGFRVGKAPRNLVEKKFRKQVADQVKGALLMDSLTQISESEVFSAISEPDLDYEQVAVPDDGDLKFEFNIEVRPDFELPKWKGLKIERPEYDFTDADVDAELAKLTAQFSTLEPVEDKVAAEDYVEVNITTRLDGEDISSASDISVQVLPTLSLADAMIEDFDKLMIGAEADEKRTAKVTVNEFSENVELAGKELEIEFEILDVKRRGGDGVDGLAEKTGMDMEELRKRIKEGLESRLEYRQREVVREQISKTLTESASWELPQDLLRRQSGRELERASIEMRRSGFSDQEIRERENRIRSNILERTETMLREHFILERIAEDEKVEETEADYTMEIARIAAQQNDSPRRVRARLERSGQMDSLRNMIIEGKVIDMITEAASFEATKYEQEQQSTVEAIDFFAAGKLANIPEAKYEGGEDQPIPGVKPERE; from the coding sequence GTGAACACTTCGACAGAAATTCCAGCCACAGACGAAGCCCAAAAGCTGGATCTCAATCTCGACATCAATGAAACCAGCTCATGCGGTCGTCACGTAACCGTCACCGTTCCACGCACGGACATCGAGCGGTACTACCAAAAGCAATTCGACTCGATCATCCCCAAAGCTGAAGTTCCCGGGTTCCGCGTTGGCAAAGCTCCTCGCAACCTCGTTGAAAAGAAATTTCGCAAGCAGGTGGCAGACCAGGTCAAAGGCGCCTTGCTGATGGACAGCCTGACCCAGATCAGTGAGTCCGAAGTCTTCTCTGCGATCAGCGAACCGGATCTCGACTACGAACAGGTTGCGGTTCCTGATGATGGCGACTTGAAGTTCGAATTTAACATCGAAGTCCGCCCTGATTTCGAATTGCCAAAATGGAAAGGCCTCAAGATTGAGCGTCCCGAGTATGACTTTACTGACGCCGATGTCGATGCTGAACTGGCAAAGCTGACGGCTCAGTTCTCAACACTGGAACCTGTTGAAGATAAAGTCGCTGCTGAGGATTACGTCGAAGTCAACATCACGACTCGGCTTGATGGCGAAGACATTTCTTCTGCTTCGGATATCTCCGTTCAGGTGCTGCCAACGCTTTCGCTTGCTGACGCGATGATCGAAGACTTCGACAAGCTGATGATCGGCGCTGAAGCCGATGAAAAGCGAACCGCAAAAGTCACCGTCAACGAGTTCTCTGAGAACGTCGAGCTGGCTGGCAAGGAACTTGAAATCGAGTTCGAAATTCTTGATGTCAAGCGTCGCGGTGGCGATGGCGTCGATGGGCTGGCAGAGAAAACCGGCATGGACATGGAAGAGCTTCGCAAGCGAATCAAGGAAGGTCTTGAGAGCCGTCTTGAGTATCGCCAACGCGAAGTTGTTCGCGAGCAGATTAGCAAAACACTTACCGAATCAGCGTCGTGGGAATTGCCGCAGGATTTGCTTCGTCGTCAGTCAGGCCGCGAGCTTGAAAGAGCCAGCATTGAGATGCGTCGAAGTGGGTTCTCTGATCAGGAAATTCGCGAACGCGAAAACCGAATTCGCAGCAATATCCTCGAACGAACTGAAACGATGCTTCGTGAGCACTTCATCCTCGAGCGTATCGCTGAGGACGAAAAGGTTGAGGAAACCGAAGCTGATTACACGATGGAGATTGCTCGCATCGCGGCTCAGCAAAACGATTCGCCGCGTCGTGTCCGAGCCCGTTTGGAACGTTCGGGTCAAATGGATTCGCTTCGCAACATGATCATCGAAGGCAAAGTCATCGACATGATCACCGAAGCGGCCTCTTTCGAAGCCACGAAGTATGAGCAGGAACAGCAGAGCACAGTAGAAGCGATCGATTTCTTCGCGGCTGGTAAATTGGCTAACATTCCTGAAGCCAAATACGAAGGCGGCGAAGATCAGCCGATCCCGGGCGTCAAGCCTGAGCGGGAGTAG
- a CDS encoding Rne/Rng family ribonuclease encodes MKKEMLINALQSEECRIAIVENQRLEELYVERASQDNYVGNVYKGKIVNLEPSIQAVFVDFGVGRNGFLHISDVEPSYFRQGGYDPDEMMRKEKADRAAQQRNGRSRPPTHGGFRPRVKPPIQELFQRGDEVLVQVIKEGIGNKGPTLSTYISIPGRYLVLMPALGRVGVSRKIEDEDERRRLKDCLYDLDPPKGLGFIVRTAGMGRSTKELSRDLAYLLRLWKSIVNRIQNVPAPTDIYEESDMMIRTIRDTLNGDIDSVIIDCPDAYQRAKDFLKLVMPRMSNKLELYKGKDPMFYHFKMEKEIAKIHSREVPLPDGGSIVIDQTEALVAIDVNSGSFRTDDSAEETAYRLNMSAAREIARQLRLRDLGGVIVNDFIDMRREKHRRGVERALRDAMKRDRARTKILRTSPFGLVEMTRQRIKPGFKRSLYQECPCCNGRGNVKTAESVALDVIRMMLVASEQKNCSTVVIKVHADVASYLNNQKRRELSELEGRGSMEIRINGSETVFPEFFEIDCMDENGRTVHLPDRLGAGK; translated from the coding sequence ATGAAAAAAGAAATGCTAATCAATGCGCTTCAATCTGAAGAATGCCGCATTGCGATCGTTGAAAACCAAAGACTTGAAGAGCTCTACGTAGAACGAGCCAGTCAGGATAACTACGTCGGAAACGTCTACAAAGGCAAGATCGTCAACCTCGAACCAAGCATCCAGGCGGTGTTTGTCGACTTTGGCGTGGGACGCAACGGCTTTCTGCACATTAGCGATGTCGAGCCCAGCTACTTTCGTCAGGGCGGCTACGATCCCGATGAAATGATGCGGAAAGAAAAAGCCGATCGTGCCGCTCAACAGCGAAACGGCCGCTCTCGTCCACCGACACACGGTGGTTTTCGACCGCGTGTGAAGCCTCCGATTCAGGAACTGTTTCAGCGCGGAGACGAGGTTCTGGTGCAGGTCATCAAGGAAGGCATCGGCAACAAAGGCCCAACGCTTTCAACCTATATCAGCATTCCTGGCCGTTACCTCGTGCTGATGCCGGCCTTGGGTCGCGTCGGTGTGTCACGGAAGATTGAAGACGAAGACGAACGTCGTCGGCTCAAGGATTGTCTCTACGATCTGGATCCGCCAAAGGGGCTTGGGTTCATCGTCCGGACTGCCGGAATGGGGCGAAGCACGAAAGAGCTGTCCCGTGACCTCGCGTATCTGCTGAGGCTGTGGAAATCAATTGTCAATCGAATCCAGAATGTACCGGCTCCGACGGATATCTACGAAGAGAGCGATATGATGATTCGCACGATTCGTGATACGCTCAACGGCGACATTGATTCGGTCATTATCGACTGCCCGGATGCGTACCAGCGAGCCAAGGATTTCCTCAAGCTGGTCATGCCGCGGATGTCCAACAAGCTGGAGCTGTACAAGGGTAAGGACCCAATGTTCTACCACTTCAAAATGGAAAAGGAGATCGCCAAGATTCACTCTCGCGAAGTCCCACTTCCTGACGGTGGTTCGATTGTGATCGATCAAACTGAAGCACTGGTGGCGATCGACGTCAACAGCGGAAGTTTCCGGACCGATGACTCTGCTGAAGAAACGGCCTATCGGCTGAACATGTCAGCGGCGCGTGAAATTGCCCGCCAGCTGCGGCTCCGCGATCTTGGTGGTGTAATCGTGAACGACTTTATCGACATGCGTCGAGAAAAACATCGTCGTGGAGTTGAACGGGCGTTGCGGGATGCGATGAAGCGTGACCGCGCGAGAACCAAGATTCTGCGCACGTCTCCGTTTGGTCTGGTCGAAATGACGCGTCAGCGGATCAAGCCAGGTTTCAAACGATCTCTCTATCAGGAGTGCCCGTGTTGCAACGGTCGCGGCAACGTGAAGACAGCCGAGAGCGTGGCTTTGGATGTCATTCGCATGATGCTGGTCGCGTCGGAGCAGAAAAACTGTTCCACGGTTGTGATCAAAGTTCATGCAGATGTTGCGTCGTATTTGAACAATCAGAAACGCCGCGAATTGTCAGAACTTGAAGGCCGAGGTTCGATGGAAATTCGCATCAACGGTAGTGAGACCGTGTTTCCGGAATTCTTTGAGATCGACTGCATGGACGAGAATGGTCGAACCGTGCATTTGCCCGATCGACTTGGTGCCGGCAAGTAG
- a CDS encoding BlaI/MecI/CopY family transcriptional regulator, with protein sequence MTSPLGSITGPQFEILQILWQSSESMTVAEIWQQVCEHREVSRTTTLNLVDRLEKRKWLKRARLDGVYRYQAAISETETREMLASEFVGKFFDGSPADFVLSFLGSQRVSKKDLGRMRQALEEKTTGRRKSRKSNRKG encoded by the coding sequence ATGACATCGCCCCTGGGTTCGATTACAGGACCACAGTTTGAAATTCTGCAAATCCTTTGGCAAAGTTCAGAGTCAATGACGGTTGCCGAAATCTGGCAACAGGTTTGCGAACACCGGGAAGTGAGTCGCACGACGACTTTGAACCTGGTGGACCGACTTGAGAAACGCAAATGGCTCAAACGCGCCAGGCTGGATGGCGTTTATCGCTATCAGGCTGCGATCAGCGAGACGGAGACAAGGGAAATGCTTGCGTCCGAATTCGTGGGCAAGTTCTTCGATGGATCTCCTGCGGATTTTGTGCTGAGTTTCCTCGGATCACAGCGCGTGTCGAAGAAGGACCTGGGTCGTATGCGGCAGGCGTTGGAAGAAAAAACGACCGGGCGAAGAAAGTCACGTAAGAGCAACAGGAAAGGATAA
- a CDS encoding dihydrofolate reductase, with product MSKKTVSMIVAAAENGIIGKNGDMPWRLSADLKNFKQITMGSTIIMGRKTWDSIQRLLPGRTTVIVTRQEDFHVEGAIVVNSLDAALSATEDPSPFVVGGAEIYRLALPQVTRIYLTRVHAQIEGDTVMPGIDFSRWKVLESNRHSADEKNSHDYSFEIYEKVAAGEVQ from the coding sequence ATGAGCAAAAAAACTGTCTCCATGATTGTCGCTGCGGCTGAAAACGGAATCATTGGCAAAAATGGAGACATGCCATGGCGGCTATCAGCGGACTTGAAGAACTTCAAACAAATCACCATGGGCAGCACCATCATCATGGGCCGCAAGACCTGGGATTCGATTCAGCGACTGCTGCCAGGCCGGACCACCGTCATTGTCACGCGTCAGGAAGACTTCCACGTGGAGGGTGCCATCGTCGTCAACAGCCTCGACGCAGCCCTGTCTGCCACCGAGGATCCGTCACCTTTTGTCGTCGGCGGGGCGGAGATTTATCGCCTGGCGCTGCCGCAGGTGACTCGAATTTATCTGACTCGGGTCCACGCCCAGATCGAGGGCGATACCGTGATGCCAGGAATCGATTTCAGTCGTTGGAAAGTCCTTGAATCAAATCGGCATTCGGCCGATGAGAAAAACTCCCACGATTACTCGTTCGAAATCTATGAAAAAGTGGCTGCGGGAGAAGTCCAGTAG